Genomic window (Melioribacteraceae bacterium):
ACCGGATGAACCTAATTTGTGTTTTAATGGCACATTAGCGGAAATAATCGGTGCAGCTTCAGTAAGTCCGTATCCTTGAAACATTGGAATTCCAATTGCATAGAAGAAATGTTGTAATTCAATATCTAATAGAGCGCCACCTCCAATAAAAAATTCTAACCTACCTCCAAAGTTTTCTCTTATTTTCGAAAATAATATTTTGTCATAAAAAGCATATAATGGTTTTAATAGTTTTTTCCTTCCTTTACCTTTATCCCAGCCAATGCCATTATACTCATAAGCAATTTTTAAAGCCTTATTAAACATTTTTTCAACCAATTTCCCTTTTGTGCGAATTCCATTTTCAATATTCTTTCTGAAATTTTTAGCAAGAGCTGGAACACTCAAAAGAAATGTGGGGCGTGTTTCCTTAATATTTATAGGTACATTTTTCAGAGTTTCCATTATTGATTTACCCTGTTGAACAGAAGCCATACTAGCGCCATTACTCATTAAAGTATATACACCTGCAGTATGTGCAAATGCATGATCCCATGGAAGAAGCAATAGCGAGACATAACTTTCCGGTACCTGAAGCAAGCTTGAAGCCTGTTCGACATTTGAGGTATAATTTCGATGAGTTAGTACAATTCCTTTTGGATCGGCTGTTGTTCCCGATGTATAGCAAATATTGGCATAGTCATTTTCTTTTATAGATTGCCATCTGTTGGCGAACTCTGAAGGGGAATTAATTAAAAAATTTTTTCCATCTTCAATAATTTTTTCCACGAAGATTTCATCATCATCATATTTATCTAATTCATCTAATACAATAATTTTTTCAAGATCGGGGAGATCATTTTTCACTATTCTTATTTTTTCCAACTGATTTTTCGAAACAACCACCATTCTGCATCCAGAATGTGCCAACCGGAATTTGAGATCGGTCAACTCATCTATTTTGGTAGAAATTGGAACGTTGATTGCGCCGCAATAAAGGATCCCCAATTCGCTAATTACCCAGTAATTTCTTCCCTCCGATATCAATCCTAACCTGTCGCCAAATTTAATTCCGTATTGCAACAATCCCGCGGCAAATTTTTGCACTAATTTATGAATTTGGCCGTAAGTGGATGCTTCATACTTATCTGTTTTCTTCTCCCACATCATGGGGTTATTTTGAAATTTTGAAACGCTTTCCTCAAATAGTACAGGTATGGTTCTTGGTTTCAATTGATTGCTTCTCCAATGTTTGAATTATGTAATTAAAAATTACGAAGTTTTTTTTGTGAATCTAAATAAATACTTGTCCGTTCAAGAACAAAAAAAGTGTTATTACTGCTGGCTTGTGACTATTAAATTATTTCGTATTTCCTCGATTATGGTATATAGACTAAAAAAGTTGGCAAGACTTTATGAAAATCAAGAATTTTTTAAGAAAAGTCCCAAATTATCCGATGAGTGTTTCTCTAAATTTACTTTTAGTAGGTTGGACGATCATCATCCTTGGAATTTCGATTTGGACTCATAAAAGCATTTATTCTGAGACACTTGTATTAGCACACCGGGAGGCATATAAGGGATACGAAAAGGATGTAATGTTTCGAGAATGGGCAACAAAGCATGGCGGTGTGTATGTTCCAATTACTGAAGAAACACAGCCCAATCCTTATCTTTCTAATATTTCTGAGAGAGATATCACAACCACCACAAATAAAAAGCTTACACTTATGAATCCTGCATATATTACACGTCAGGTTCACGAATTATCATTTGAGAAAATTGGGATTAAGGGGCACATTACAAGTTTGCAGCCAATTCGAAAAGAGAACAAAGCAGATCAGTGGGAAACTAAAGCACTAAATGAATTTGAGAAAGGTGCCGAGGAGTATTCCGGATTTGATTACATCAATGGTGAAAAACATTTTCGTTTTATGGCACCTCTTTTTACTACAAAAGGCTGTTTAAAATGCCACGCTGACCAGGGTTACAAAATCGGGGATATCAGAGGTGGGATTAGTTCTACAGTACCCTGGGAGAATTATAATAAATCTATTATATCTCAATCAACAAAAGTTTTTATAGGTTATGGGATTTTGTGGTTTATTGGATTCATTGGGATTTCGATGGTCAAAAAGAAGTTTATTATATATATAACTCGAAGATATTTGTATGAAGAGGAAATGCAAAAATTAAATGAAGAATTAATGCTCACCAAAAGTGTAATTGAAGATAATTTGCAAGAAAGGAATTCATTTATAGAAGAAATAACATCAGCAAACGAAAAACTGAGCATGATAAATTCTGAAAAGGATAAATTCTTCTCAATTATTGCACACGATTTGAAATCCCCATTTGTAGGACTGATCGGTTTAACCGAAATAGTAGCGAGCGATCCAGAAAGTTTTACAAAGGAGGAACTGTATAGAATGAATGGCGAAATTCATTCCTCTGCTAAAAATTTATTTAAACTCTTGCAAAATCTACTCGAGTGGTCTCAAATGCAAAAGGGCATTGTGGATTTCAATCCTCAAAAACTCAATTTGGCTGAAGTAGTAAAGCTCAATTCAAACCTTCTTGAGTATAATATTAAGCAGAAAGAGATACTTCTCGAATCTAACGTTAACCCAGCTATTTCTGTATTTGCCGATGAGAATATGTTAAATTCAATTCTCAGAAACTTACTCACAAACGCAATTAAGTTTACCGCAAGAAAAGGAAAGGTATTTGTGGGTATAATTAAGCACGAAAATAATATGATAGAGATATTTGTCTCTGATACCGGTATTGGTATGTCATCCGAGATGCGGGAAAAACTTTTTAAAATTGAAGAAAAAGTTGGCAGAAAGGGAACTGATGGTGAGCAAAGTACCGGGTTAGGATTAATGCTCTGCAAAGAATTTGTTGAGAAGCATGGGGGTAAGATTTGGGTTGAAAGTGAAGAGGGAAAAGGAAGTAAATTTATATTTTCACTTCCGACATCATAAAAAAAGCTCAACCTTTTTTGATTGAGCTTTTGCGGAGAGAGCGAGATTCGAACTCGCGGTAGAGTATAATCCCTACGACGGTTTAGCAAACCGTTGGTTTCAGCCACTCACCCATCTCTCCATGCTGAATCTTCTAACATCTTATTTTATGGTTTTCCCGCCTTTGGCGGGACCTCGCCGGAGGCGATGGCAGCCACTCACCCATCTCTCCGTGCTGACTAAGTCATTAAAAAATTGCCCGTGAATATAATCAGTTTTGAAGGAATATAAAAGTATCCTCAAAATTTAAATATGAAAATAGAGTTTGTACGTTAAACGTAAATTGATGCCCGTTTCAGGTAATATTGACTTAACTCTCGAAAGATGATTCCTATATACTTTATTGAATATATTTTCCGCATTTGCGCTTATTGTATGTATCTGTCCCCAAGTATTAAAACTATATTGTCCAAACAAATTAAATATAATATAACCCGCGGTCGGTAATTCAAATTTATCAACTTGTTTTTGAGCAAATGTAAACTCGGTCGAAATTCCAGCACTCCACTCATTTTCTTTTACTATTATCTCAGTAATTCCTTTCAATGGAGGAATTTGAGGAAGAGAAGAAGCATCCTCACGAAATATGCCACGAGTATAGCTTAAAGATGTATTTAAATATAGATTATTATAAAAATTCCAATCGGACTGGAATTCAAAACCATATAAATCAACCATTGCGCTCGACGTTGCATAAATGGGAAGAAATGTGGCGTAATTAATCAATCCGCTATTTCTTGGAATGATATAATTATTCAGCCGGTTCCAAAAAATATTAATATTATAGTAAAGCCGATTAAACTTGTGATAAACAAAAATTTCTGTTCCTAATCCTTCTTCGGCATTTAAATCTGGATTTCCTACCTCATACGAATATGCGGCTAAATGTGGACCTTCAGAATACAACTCTTCAATAGTTGGAATACGTGATGATTTACTAATATTACCTCCAATATGAACAATTTTTGTTAGAGGATATAGCAAAGAGAGGGACAGAGAATAAGTGTTGAAATTTCTTACTCTGATATGTCCAATTTTTGAGTTTGGTTTTTCAGTTGATGGAGTAATTTTATCAAAGTTAATGCGGGCGGCACCTTCAAAAGTTAGTTTGCCTGATTTAAAAGATTCGAAGAGAAATGCAGAAATATTATTTGAGATTGACGGGACAGTAAATACAAATCCTCCGATATCAAAATCACGATTTTCAAAATTTACTCCTAATATGCCATTATCAAAAATCCATAAATTTTCTTGATTCAATTCAACAGATCCCAGCATTGTTTTAATTCTAAATTCCGAACCAATTCTTCCACTCTTTTCAAATTCTTTATGACGGTAATATGAGCTTGCAAAATTTATATTGATTTTATTAAATATTGGAGAATCAATGTTAATCACCGACTTCAGATTAAACTGTTGGCGGTACAAATTTATATCCACTCCAAAAGGATGGGCCCCAACAAACCCTCCCGGTACTCCATAATCCAATTCGAAATTTCTAAATGAACCACCTATGTGCCCAAATGAAGTGAAGAATGATGATCCGACGCTATAATTAAAATTATTTGAGCTGGAGTTTTTAAGTATTCCTTCAGGGGAGTGAAGATCACTTGATTTACGGTGTGAGATTTCAAATTTTGTTGTGAATGGATTAATTGGAATTTCTGCCGATAATGCTCCAAGAAGTCCCTTGTTTGCTGTCTCTGAATAAATACCAGCGGTTCCATAAATTTCATCATGAATTTGAGATGGTATTTCCTCCTTAATTACATTAACGATACCGCCAATTGTAACAGATGATTTTGTTAATACTTTAGGTCCTCGCAAAACTTCAATTCTATTACTTGAGAATGGTTCGATAGTTACAGCATGGTCTGGTGATGTAGAGGATAAATCTGTTGATTTCAACCCATCTTCCGTTAATAGTACTCTGTCGCCGCCGAGCCCACGAATTACAGGACGGGCTGGGGCAGGACCCATAGATCTCAATGCCAAACCGGTTTCATTTTTTAACGTTGCCGCAAGTGTTAAACCCAAATCTTTTTGAAGTTCTCTTCCCTTTAGAACACTGCTCAATTCTTGCAAATCTTCAAAACTAGAAATAGAATATTGATCTGAAATAGTGATTGCTGAGATCTCTATAGTCTTAGGAACAAGATATATGATGAAATTCTGCTTTTCTACTTTTTGAAAATCTAACT
Coding sequences:
- a CDS encoding TonB-dependent receptor; this encodes MELTVLCKKVNFFFVAAFLFLAATNLYSFNNRSIAGFLIDIENNKPVQLASIEIIGTNYKTISNNEGKFQFTDVGLNKIIIKILHIAYQEKLIELDFQKVEKQNFIIYLVPKTIEISAITISDQYSISSFEDLQELSSVLKGRELQKDLGLTLAATLKNETGLALRSMGPAPARPVIRGLGGDRVLLTEDGLKSTDLSSTSPDHAVTIEPFSSNRIEVLRGPKVLTKSSVTIGGIVNVIKEEIPSQIHDEIYGTAGIYSETANKGLLGALSAEIPINPFTTKFEISHRKSSDLHSPEGILKNSSSNNFNYSVGSSFFTSFGHIGGSFRNFELDYGVPGGFVGAHPFGVDINLYRQQFNLKSVINIDSPIFNKININFASSYYRHKEFEKSGRIGSEFRIKTMLGSVELNQENLWIFDNGILGVNFENRDFDIGGFVFTVPSISNNISAFLFESFKSGKLTFEGAARINFDKITPSTEKPNSKIGHIRVRNFNTYSLSLSLLYPLTKIVHIGGNISKSSRIPTIEELYSEGPHLAAYSYEVGNPDLNAEEGLGTEIFVYHKFNRLYYNINIFWNRLNNYIIPRNSGLINYATFLPIYATSSAMVDLYGFEFQSDWNFYNNLYLNTSLSYTRGIFREDASSLPQIPPLKGITEIIVKENEWSAGISTEFTFAQKQVDKFELPTAGYIIFNLFGQYSFNTWGQIHTISANAENIFNKVYRNHLSRVKSILPETGINLRLTYKLYFHI
- a CDS encoding DUF3365 domain-containing protein yields the protein MKIKNFLRKVPNYPMSVSLNLLLVGWTIIILGISIWTHKSIYSETLVLAHREAYKGYEKDVMFREWATKHGGVYVPITEETQPNPYLSNISERDITTTTNKKLTLMNPAYITRQVHELSFEKIGIKGHITSLQPIRKENKADQWETKALNEFEKGAEEYSGFDYINGEKHFRFMAPLFTTKGCLKCHADQGYKIGDIRGGISSTVPWENYNKSIISQSTKVFIGYGILWFIGFIGISMVKKKFIIYITRRYLYEEEMQKLNEELMLTKSVIEDNLQERNSFIEEITSANEKLSMINSEKDKFFSIIAHDLKSPFVGLIGLTEIVASDPESFTKEELYRMNGEIHSSAKNLFKLLQNLLEWSQMQKGIVDFNPQKLNLAEVVKLNSNLLEYNIKQKEILLESNVNPAISVFADENMLNSILRNLLTNAIKFTARKGKVFVGIIKHENNMIEIFVSDTGIGMSSEMREKLFKIEEKVGRKGTDGEQSTGLGLMLCKEFVEKHGGKIWVESEEGKGSKFIFSLPTS
- a CDS encoding AMP-binding protein, coding for MMWEKKTDKYEASTYGQIHKLVQKFAAGLLQYGIKFGDRLGLISEGRNYWVISELGILYCGAINVPISTKIDELTDLKFRLAHSGCRMVVVSKNQLEKIRIVKNDLPDLEKIIVLDELDKYDDDEIFVEKIIEDGKNFLINSPSEFANRWQSIKENDYANICYTSGTTADPKGIVLTHRNYTSNVEQASSLLQVPESYVSLLLLPWDHAFAHTAGVYTLMSNGASMASVQQGKSIMETLKNVPINIKETRPTFLLSVPALAKNFRKNIENGIRTKGKLVEKMFNKALKIAYEYNGIGWDKGKGRKKLLKPLYAFYDKILFSKIRENFGGRLEFFIGGGALLDIELQHFFYAIGIPMFQGYGLTEAAPIISANVPLKHKLGSSGFIVENLQIKICDADGKELTLLQKGEIVVKGENVMAGYWKNESATKESIKDGWLYTGDMGYLDNDGFLYVLGRFKSLLIGSDGEKYSPEGIEEAITEHSPYIDQMMLFNNQSLYTVALIVPNKERIINWVKENRLDIHKQDSQKSILKLIESELDKFRGNGIFSGQFPERWLPTTFAVLGESFTEQNKFLNSTLKMVRGKITEFYQNRIDYMFTAEGKDVCNHQNITIINRMREN